In Methanonatronarchaeum sp. AMET-Sl, one genomic interval encodes:
- a CDS encoding PAS domain-containing sensor histidine kinase, translated as MFSVRDLGFVGRLLVSVGVFLVFGVFVVLIGDFDVYGYSLFLLFVPLVLTSCFFVGRWSVVPGFLATGFLFVISVLLYGQLFFDRLFISLLNLGIFFVIFVLVSVLIGRMNLYLSRLKRDKERVERRLNRYEVGVKASGDSVYMVDLDFCFVFANNAYLERLVGEDLISRVDEELVVGKSLFRLYPDSCSDLYKECVEEVFRSGRQVEREHRSIGGQWVANTYSPVENPVTEELMGVIVVSKDITDKKKARMREEYINSLFRHDVRNKTQISSGYLELIDTQDLPTEVKSYIEKARKGVKETLEIIEKVRSLTEVEKQEPEVIDLNQLLRRVVEKNKGRGMKINLDISEETMVLGGPLLNQVFSNLIENSIKHSNGSFINIDVRVLDEQVVCVIEDDGDGLPPKVRDKVFEKGYSWGEKKGTGNGLYLVKMVLESYGGKVKVKDSSYGGVRFDLYLKKP; from the coding sequence TTGTTTTCTGTTAGGGATTTAGGTTTTGTTGGGAGGTTGTTGGTTTCTGTTGGTGTGTTTCTAGTTTTTGGTGTTTTTGTTGTTTTGATTGGTGATTTTGATGTTTATGGTTATTCTTTGTTTTTGTTGTTTGTGCCTTTGGTTTTGACCAGTTGTTTTTTTGTTGGTAGGTGGAGTGTTGTTCCTGGGTTTTTGGCAACTGGGTTTTTGTTTGTTATTTCGGTTTTATTGTATGGTCAGTTGTTTTTTGATCGGTTGTTTATTTCGTTGTTGAATTTAGGTATTTTTTTTGTTATTTTTGTTTTGGTTAGTGTTCTTATTGGTCGAATGAACCTCTATTTAAGTAGGTTAAAGCGGGATAAGGAGCGTGTTGAGAGGAGGTTGAATCGGTATGAGGTTGGTGTCAAAGCTTCTGGTGACTCGGTTTATATGGTGGACCTGGATTTTTGTTTTGTTTTTGCTAATAATGCTTATTTAGAAAGGTTGGTTGGTGAGGACTTGATTTCAAGGGTGGATGAAGAGTTGGTTGTTGGAAAAAGTTTATTTAGATTATATCCTGATAGTTGTTCTGATTTGTATAAAGAATGTGTTGAAGAGGTGTTTAGGTCTGGTCGGCAGGTTGAAAGAGAGCATAGGTCTATTGGAGGTCAGTGGGTGGCCAACACATATAGTCCTGTTGAAAATCCGGTTACTGAAGAGTTAATGGGGGTTATTGTTGTCTCTAAAGATATAACTGATAAGAAGAAGGCTAGAATGCGTGAGGAATACATTAACTCCTTGTTCCGACATGATGTTCGGAATAAAACTCAGATTTCCAGTGGATATCTAGAGCTTATTGATACTCAAGACCTGCCTACCGAAGTAAAAAGTTATATTGAAAAGGCTAGGAAAGGGGTTAAAGAAACTCTTGAAATTATCGAGAAGGTAAGGTCTCTTACCGAGGTTGAAAAACAAGAACCCGAGGTAATTGACTTAAACCAATTGTTAAGAAGGGTTGTGGAGAAAAACAAGGGAAGAGGCATGAAGATTAATTTAGACATATCTGAAGAAACAATGGTCTTAGGTGGCCCCCTTCTAAATCAGGTTTTCTCAAACCTAATAGAAAACTCAATAAAACACTCTAACGGTAGTTTTATAAATATAGATGTAAGGGTTTTGGATGAACAGGTGGTCTGTGTTATCGAAGATGATGGCGATGGATTACCACCTAAAGTTAGGGATAAGGTTTTTGAAAAAGGTTATTCATGGGGAGAAAAGAAAGGAACAGGTAATGGATTATATCTGGTTAAGATGGTGTTAGAGAGCTATGGTGGAAAAGTAAAGGTAAAGGATTCAAGTTATGGTGGGGTTAGGTTCGATTTATATTTAAAGAAACCCTAA
- a CDS encoding alpha/beta hydrolase, which yields MFYESSFGEIYYRVYGSKNKRTLVFTHGLGLDHQTFREQVKEFSKKNVVVVWDLPGCGKSCKLDRTLSFEEASKIIIGLLDEIEVSEAVLVGQSLGSMISQHTTKKYPDRVSGLIHIGGAPIHGFNKIETNLIKLHPYLLKITPHRLFSSIFSNFTSNKPKTKQYSKQKALENGKKTIINQEKGLIQAIKQTKPTKNNKPQLIITGQNESKTLTKKTDKWLKTLPNGENKNIPNAGHLTNQDNPEKTNQAIKTYLQKNH from the coding sequence TTGTTTTATGAAAGTAGTTTTGGAGAGATATATTACAGGGTTTACGGTTCAAAAAACAAAAGGACCTTAGTCTTCACTCATGGTTTAGGTTTAGACCACCAAACATTTAGAGAACAAGTCAAAGAGTTTTCTAAAAAAAACGTTGTCGTAGTTTGGGACCTACCTGGATGTGGAAAATCCTGCAAACTAGACAGAACTCTATCTTTCGAAGAAGCAAGCAAGATCATTATAGGCCTACTTGACGAAATCGAGGTAAGTGAAGCAGTTTTAGTAGGCCAGTCCTTAGGAAGCATGATAAGCCAACACACCACTAAAAAATATCCAGATAGAGTTAGTGGGTTAATACATATCGGTGGAGCACCCATACATGGATTTAATAAAATAGAAACAAACCTCATAAAACTACATCCCTACCTACTCAAAATAACCCCCCATAGGTTATTTTCATCAATATTCAGCAACTTCACCTCTAACAAACCAAAAACAAAACAATACTCAAAACAAAAAGCCTTAGAAAACGGTAAAAAAACAATAATCAACCAAGAAAAAGGACTAATACAAGCAATAAAACAAACCAAACCGACAAAAAACAACAAACCACAACTAATAATAACAGGACAAAACGAAAGCAAAACATTAACTAAAAAAACAGATAAATGGCTAAAAACACTCCCAAACGGAGAAAACAAAAATATACCCAATGCAGGCCACCTAACAAACCAAGATAACCCAGAAAAAACAAACCAAGCAATAAAAACCTACCTACAAAAAAACCACTAA
- a CDS encoding gamma-glutamylcyclotransferase: MTYNLFVYGTLMTQYLDPTTNQIKTHPRHQILNKHQKEIVELKEHSLYWHPNQTYPFIIKEPNGTVIGELYYNINKETIKKTDKIENTDTKLFQRKTIKLKTKSNQNQEIQAQTYIAGPKQAIKLKTIIPQKNR, translated from the coding sequence ATGACCTACAACCTATTCGTATACGGAACACTCATGACCCAATACCTAGACCCAACCACCAACCAAATAAAAACCCATCCAAGACACCAAATACTCAACAAACACCAAAAAGAGATAGTAGAACTCAAAGAACACTCATTATACTGGCATCCAAACCAAACATACCCATTCATCATAAAAGAACCCAATGGAACTGTGATAGGTGAATTATACTACAATATAAATAAAGAAACCATCAAAAAAACCGACAAAATCGAAAATACAGACACCAAACTATTCCAAAGAAAAACAATAAAACTAAAAACAAAATCAAACCAAAACCAAGAAATACAGGCCCAAACCTACATCGCAGGCCCCAAACAAGCCATAAAACTAAAAACAATAATCCCACAAAAAAACAGATAA
- a CDS encoding winged helix-turn-helix domain-containing protein has protein sequence MKKRSEWDIYLDILESLSQNGSMKKTTVMHDVNMSWKPFNNHFSYLTEKKFTIENNNGYQITEEGKNLLKNLRQVKKTVKSA, from the coding sequence ATGAAGAAAAGAAGTGAATGGGATATATACCTGGATATACTTGAATCGTTAAGCCAAAATGGATCAATGAAGAAGACAACTGTAATGCATGATGTCAACATGAGCTGGAAACCATTTAACAACCATTTCAGTTATTTAACAGAAAAAAAATTCACCATAGAAAACAATAACGGATACCAAATAACAGAAGAAGGTAAAAACCTCCTAAAAAACCTGAGACAGGTTAAAAAAACAGTCAAAAGCGCTTAA
- a CDS encoding DUF5828 family protein — MEEQETFLGIKIMGEWHEVTVESEKACEVLKKHLGEERVRNFEEWKPQIDEDLKEVKKRTIQNNLTNQSKIEKNGEIQEKAKKGVEELKNGDVKNGSTDLFKTIDATIRKTFRPIESFIYNQIIARFNPLFFKDDKLESNIQKKHNGYEMDIAVNDDKARKELKKEMLKNKPTKETNQKDN; from the coding sequence ATGGAGGAGCAGGAAACTTTTCTTGGAATTAAGATAATGGGTGAGTGGCACGAGGTTACTGTTGAGTCCGAGAAAGCTTGTGAAGTTCTGAAGAAACATCTTGGTGAAGAACGTGTCAGAAACTTCGAAGAATGGAAACCACAAATAGATGAAGACCTAAAAGAAGTCAAAAAAAGAACAATCCAAAACAACCTAACAAACCAATCAAAAATAGAAAAAAACGGAGAAATCCAAGAAAAAGCTAAAAAAGGAGTAGAAGAACTTAAAAACGGCGACGTAAAAAACGGATCCACAGACCTCTTCAAAACCATAGACGCCACCATAAGAAAAACCTTCAGGCCAATAGAATCATTTATCTACAACCAAATCATCGCAAGATTCAACCCACTTTTCTTCAAAGACGATAAACTAGAATCCAACATACAGAAAAAACATAACGGCTACGAAATGGATATCGCCGTAAACGACGACAAAGCTAGAAAAGAACTAAAAAAAGAAATGCTAAAAAACAAACCAACCAAAGAAACAAACCAAAAAGACAACTAA
- a CDS encoding PAS domain S-box protein, translating into MDIEFEEIVAYLDVDHQVVWVNEAYSEVVGLSLEEIKREKCYEVWMDRDRPCDGCPLNRSIETEPSRMEMSQPNREENWFVQINPVRNWEGKVIGAIETAVDMTEIKKMEENYQIINKACSNGIYIYQDKEFKFINESLLKILGYTQEQIQEIDYFDLIHPDHRDEIKRAIENGLENGSFEPKEKYEHRILNKEDKYIWVRLKPKVIEYNGNKAVLGNLTDISEIKEGREKYRSLIENLNEVIYVLDKNARIQYVSPNVEEITGYSTNELSGKNYIDLVHPEDRSGRIKYFKKALSGIAEPTDYRFITKTGEIRWVRTQARPATNKGETVGVQGVLTDITDLKETEKREEFLHSLLRHDVKNKIQIIQGYNKLLKDLELPKEAKEYISKTQKSVEEATEIINKITTLKKAKEEDIQPIKIDKALKKATNLAKQIAETNQIKIKHNTPKNIKVLAGPLLDRLFYNIIENSIKHSNCSEIKINLKTTKNKTTCTIEDNGKGIPDQEKQNVLKKGYTTNQTNGTGIGMFLVKTLLDTYNGNIEIKDSQQGGAKFNITLQKP; encoded by the coding sequence ATGGATATTGAATTTGAGGAGATTGTTGCTTACCTTGATGTTGATCATCAGGTTGTTTGGGTAAATGAGGCTTATTCTGAAGTTGTTGGTTTAAGTTTAGAGGAGATTAAAAGAGAGAAATGTTATGAAGTCTGGATGGATAGAGATCGACCTTGTGACGGATGTCCCTTAAACAGATCTATTGAAACAGAGCCATCCAGGATGGAGATGTCGCAGCCGAATAGAGAGGAAAATTGGTTCGTGCAGATAAATCCGGTTAGGAATTGGGAGGGAAAAGTTATTGGCGCTATAGAAACCGCTGTTGATATGACTGAGATAAAAAAGATGGAAGAGAACTACCAAATAATCAACAAAGCTTGCAGCAATGGAATCTACATTTACCAGGACAAAGAATTCAAATTCATCAATGAATCATTACTAAAAATCCTTGGATACACCCAGGAACAGATCCAGGAAATAGATTATTTTGACTTAATCCATCCAGATCATAGAGACGAAATCAAAAGAGCTATAGAAAACGGATTAGAAAACGGTTCTTTTGAACCTAAAGAAAAATACGAACATCGAATTTTAAATAAAGAAGATAAGTACATATGGGTTCGGTTAAAACCCAAAGTTATAGAGTACAATGGAAATAAAGCAGTTTTAGGTAATTTAACCGATATCTCCGAAATAAAAGAAGGTAGGGAAAAATATCGCTCATTGATAGAAAACCTAAACGAAGTCATATATGTTTTAGATAAAAACGCCCGAATACAGTATGTTTCACCTAATGTAGAGGAAATAACTGGATACTCTACCAACGAATTATCAGGAAAAAATTATATAGACCTCGTCCATCCAGAGGATAGATCAGGGAGAATCAAATATTTTAAAAAAGCCTTATCAGGGATAGCGGAGCCAACAGACTACCGGTTCATCACAAAAACAGGGGAAATACGGTGGGTAAGAACACAAGCACGTCCCGCAACCAATAAAGGAGAAACAGTAGGAGTTCAGGGAGTATTAACCGATATAACAGACCTGAAAGAAACAGAAAAAAGAGAAGAATTCCTACACAGCCTACTAAGACACGACGTAAAAAACAAAATCCAGATAATCCAAGGATACAACAAACTCCTCAAAGACCTAGAACTACCCAAAGAAGCAAAAGAATATATTTCAAAAACCCAGAAAAGCGTTGAAGAAGCCACTGAAATCATCAACAAAATCACAACACTAAAAAAAGCAAAAGAAGAAGACATACAGCCAATAAAAATAGACAAAGCCCTAAAAAAAGCCACCAACCTAGCAAAACAAATCGCCGAAACAAACCAAATAAAAATAAAACACAACACACCAAAAAACATCAAAGTCCTAGCCGGCCCCCTACTCGACCGCCTATTCTACAACATAATAGAAAACTCAATAAAACACTCAAACTGCAGCGAAATCAAAATAAACCTCAAAACAACCAAAAACAAAACAACATGCACAATAGAAGACAACGGAAAAGGCATCCCAGACCAAGAAAAACAAAACGTCCTAAAAAAAGGATACACCACAAACCAAACCAACGGAACCGGAATCGGAATGTTCCTAGTAAAAACCCTACTAGACACCTACAACGGAAACATCGAAATCAAAGATTCACAACAAGGAGGAGCCAAATTCAACATAACCCTACAAAAACCATAA
- a CDS encoding uroporphyrinogen decarboxylase family protein has protein sequence MKGVIMDMLRGGETDRAVCVSLSGCQGMTPVEIQEKTGVFWPKAHQDPDLMTDLVMKSMELTGFENVRVPFDACVEPEALGAEVKWGDEKTDPYITKYPYTENPLELEIPDDITTLGRIPVIIECISQLDKELSDVVIGSTVMGPITLVGELIGTENLLRKTLTDPKLIRDLVERVKPVTLELISLYSDAGSDVVQVIEPSCSNDMIPPNTYKDIAHPIHKEIAEKTDTPTILHICGQIDEIIPEIAGAGYNAITIHSGINPIKTKKQTKNNLKILGDISPDSQANATPKKVEQEVKKAIQRGIDFIEPYDGVVSTAKLKNLQTMTKTTKQTQ, from the coding sequence ATGAAGGGGGTTATCATGGATATGTTGAGGGGTGGGGAGACTGATCGGGCTGTTTGTGTTTCTCTTTCCGGTTGTCAGGGCATGACTCCGGTTGAAATACAAGAGAAAACCGGTGTTTTTTGGCCAAAAGCCCATCAAGATCCTGATTTGATGACGGATTTAGTTATGAAGAGTATGGAGTTAACTGGTTTTGAAAATGTACGAGTACCTTTTGATGCATGTGTTGAGCCTGAAGCCCTGGGTGCCGAAGTTAAGTGGGGGGATGAAAAAACCGATCCATATATAACTAAATATCCATATACAGAAAACCCGTTAGAGCTTGAAATCCCAGATGACATAACCACTCTAGGACGTATTCCAGTGATCATAGAATGCATAAGCCAGCTAGATAAAGAACTGAGTGATGTAGTTATCGGGTCAACCGTTATGGGGCCAATAACCTTGGTTGGAGAGTTGATCGGTACTGAAAACCTATTAAGAAAAACATTAACAGACCCCAAGTTAATAAGAGATTTAGTAGAGCGAGTTAAACCAGTTACCTTGGAACTAATCTCGTTATACAGTGATGCAGGAAGTGACGTAGTACAGGTTATAGAGCCATCCTGCTCAAACGACATGATCCCACCAAACACCTACAAAGACATCGCCCACCCAATCCATAAAGAAATAGCAGAAAAAACAGACACACCAACAATACTCCACATATGCGGCCAAATAGATGAAATAATACCAGAGATCGCGGGAGCAGGATACAACGCAATAACAATACACTCAGGAATAAACCCAATAAAAACCAAAAAACAAACCAAAAACAACCTAAAAATACTCGGAGACATCTCACCAGACAGCCAAGCAAACGCAACCCCAAAAAAAGTTGAACAAGAAGTTAAAAAAGCCATACAACGAGGAATCGACTTCATAGAGCCATACGACGGAGTAGTATCCACAGCCAAACTAAAAAACCTACAAACCATGACAAAAACAACAAAACAAACACAATAA
- a CDS encoding PAS domain S-box protein, with product MSVSVLFVDDDPGFLDLGSIFLEKKGCVDVTTVCCVDDALDLVDGSIDVVVSDYQMPEMDGLDFLKVLREERGLDLPFIMVTGQGREEVAIDALNLGADRYFQKGGDPNALFSLVAKAIEQEVDYLETDRALEKREQRFQKMLGLVPDFISIHDPDMNIVYSNWNGWGAVSEEKQVLGSKCYKTYRGFDDVCPDCRAIEVFETKEPIKKQVRLSDNEIIDLRVIPVLDEMGEVEFFVEWVRDITDIKETEIELRESRDRYQRLAEKAPVGILTCDKEGEIEYINDRLLEQLNSPDIDKTKEINLLDFSLLKKHGFSEVLENCLDSGETVDFEMEYTSKWGEKFWSKIYIAPFKDDGDITGAQIIVDDITELKETEKELKNQKNLLKGIIDGIPDILAIQDPDHTINRYNKAGYEKLDIEAGEAKGKKCYELLGREQECKECATKKAVNTGELEQIEKYVPELDLYLYCRSNPILNDDGEIEHVVEQLIDITDRKKQEKEIKENKKRLDTLISNTPAVIYSYIIKDGEQKITYVNEKVQEVLGYKPKEFIENRKLNQECIHPEDKEIFNSKIQKIKEKDSSIDEYRFRDKNGDYHWINNHQTVISRKNNVIKVVGAWWDITERKQIEEEKNLLLENIDHQIWYLKDPETYGKVNKAHAKFLNKGKKEIEHKPIHQLPLTKQEIKTCIESNKKVFNQKKTIQTKEWIKTKNKRKKLLSITKSPKIEDNEVKYVICSAEDITEQKKRKDWEKFLHNLLRHDVKNKNQIAQGYLNLIQEQEIPPKTKEHLKKAQNNLKESNKITEKIKSLQKARQEKPKPINLNKTLKKIQQQNPEIQTTIHNNLPNQTTINAGPLLNQVFTNIIENSIKHSNANKIKIKTKNQKTKITITIEDNGKGIPDQEKQKIFNKGYSKGKNKGTGLGLYLVKQIIKHYNGKITTKNSKMGGTRFDITLQKPKTQKTLSKK from the coding sequence ATGAGTGTTAGTGTTTTGTTTGTTGATGATGACCCTGGTTTTTTGGATTTAGGTAGTATTTTCTTGGAGAAGAAGGGTTGTGTTGATGTTACTACTGTTTGTTGTGTTGATGATGCTTTAGATTTGGTTGATGGGTCTATTGATGTTGTTGTTAGTGATTATCAGATGCCTGAGATGGATGGCCTAGATTTTTTAAAGGTTCTTCGTGAAGAACGGGGTTTGGATTTACCGTTTATCATGGTTACCGGTCAGGGTCGTGAGGAGGTTGCTATTGATGCATTGAATTTAGGTGCCGACCGATATTTCCAGAAGGGTGGTGATCCTAATGCGTTGTTTAGTTTGGTTGCTAAGGCTATTGAGCAGGAAGTTGATTATTTGGAGACGGATAGGGCCCTTGAGAAGAGGGAGCAGCGTTTCCAGAAAATGTTGGGTCTGGTCCCTGATTTTATCTCAATCCATGACCCTGACATGAATATTGTTTATAGTAATTGGAATGGTTGGGGTGCTGTCTCCGAAGAAAAACAGGTTTTGGGTTCAAAGTGTTATAAGACCTATCGAGGGTTCGATGATGTATGTCCGGATTGTAGGGCTATAGAGGTGTTTGAAACTAAAGAACCGATCAAGAAACAAGTTAGGCTCTCAGATAATGAGATTATCGATCTACGTGTTATCCCAGTTCTGGATGAAATGGGTGAGGTTGAGTTTTTTGTTGAATGGGTTAGAGATATTACAGATATCAAGGAAACGGAAATAGAGTTGCGTGAGAGTAGGGATAGGTATCAAAGGCTTGCTGAAAAAGCCCCTGTTGGAATACTTACCTGTGACAAGGAGGGGGAGATCGAGTATATCAATGATCGGTTGTTAGAGCAATTAAACTCTCCAGATATAGATAAAACCAAGGAGATAAACCTACTTGACTTCAGTTTATTGAAAAAACATGGTTTTTCAGAGGTTTTAGAGAATTGTTTAGATAGTGGAGAGACTGTTGACTTCGAGATGGAGTATACCTCTAAATGGGGTGAGAAGTTTTGGAGCAAGATATATATCGCTCCATTTAAGGATGATGGAGATATAACCGGTGCTCAAATCATTGTAGATGACATAACTGAATTAAAAGAAACAGAGAAAGAATTAAAAAACCAAAAAAACCTTCTTAAAGGAATAATAGATGGAATCCCAGACATATTAGCGATACAAGACCCCGACCACACAATCAATCGATACAACAAAGCAGGATACGAAAAACTAGATATCGAGGCTGGTGAGGCTAAAGGAAAGAAATGTTATGAGTTGTTAGGTCGGGAACAAGAATGTAAAGAATGTGCAACGAAAAAAGCCGTTAATACCGGGGAGTTAGAGCAGATAGAGAAATATGTACCTGAACTTGATTTATATCTATATTGCCGTAGCAACCCAATACTCAACGACGATGGAGAGATTGAACATGTCGTGGAGCAATTAATAGATATAACAGACCGTAAAAAACAAGAAAAAGAAATAAAGGAAAATAAAAAACGTTTAGATACCCTTATATCAAATACACCAGCCGTTATATACTCCTACATAATAAAAGACGGTGAACAAAAAATCACATATGTAAACGAAAAAGTACAGGAAGTCTTAGGCTACAAACCAAAAGAGTTCATAGAAAATAGAAAACTAAACCAAGAATGCATCCACCCCGAAGACAAAGAGATATTCAACTCAAAAATACAAAAAATAAAAGAAAAAGACAGCTCGATCGATGAATATAGATTCAGAGATAAAAATGGTGATTATCACTGGATAAACAACCACCAAACCGTTATTTCAAGAAAAAACAACGTGATAAAGGTTGTTGGAGCTTGGTGGGACATCACAGAACGCAAACAAATTGAAGAAGAAAAAAACCTATTACTCGAAAACATCGACCACCAAATCTGGTACCTAAAAGACCCAGAAACATACGGAAAAGTAAACAAAGCCCACGCAAAATTCCTAAACAAAGGAAAAAAAGAGATAGAACACAAACCAATCCACCAACTACCCCTAACAAAACAAGAAATAAAAACCTGCATAGAAAGCAATAAAAAAGTATTCAACCAAAAGAAAACAATCCAAACAAAAGAATGGATAAAAACCAAAAACAAGAGAAAAAAACTACTATCAATAACCAAATCACCAAAAATCGAAGACAACGAAGTCAAATACGTAATATGCTCCGCCGAAGACATAACAGAACAAAAGAAAAGAAAAGACTGGGAAAAATTCCTACACAACCTACTAAGACACGACGTAAAAAACAAAAACCAAATCGCCCAAGGATACCTAAACCTAATACAAGAACAAGAAATACCACCAAAAACCAAAGAACACCTCAAAAAAGCCCAAAACAACCTAAAAGAAAGCAACAAAATAACAGAAAAAATAAAATCACTACAAAAAGCCAGACAAGAAAAACCAAAACCAATAAACCTAAACAAAACACTCAAAAAAATCCAACAACAAAACCCAGAAATACAAACAACAATACACAACAACCTACCCAACCAAACAACAATAAACGCCGGCCCACTACTAAACCAAGTATTCACCAACATAATAGAAAACTCAATAAAACACTCCAACGCCAACAAAATCAAAATAAAAACAAAAAACCAAAAAACAAAAATAACCATAACCATAGAAGACAACGGAAAAGGCATCCCAGACCAAGAAAAACAAAAAATCTTCAACAAAGGCTACTCAAAAGGAAAAAACAAAGGCACCGGACTCGGACTATACCTAGTAAAACAAATAATAAAACACTACAACGGAAAAATAACAACCAAAAACTCCAAAATGGGAGGAACCAGATTCGACATAACCCTACAAAAACCAAAAACCCAAAAAACCCTATCAAAAAAATAA
- a CDS encoding carboxymuconolactone decarboxylase family protein has product MKELSDKEIELVAIGAAIGSNCIPCIEHHIPKAIETGLTRKQIKSALKIAKKVKQVPAEKVEKTANQQLK; this is encoded by the coding sequence ATGAAAGAACTATCTGACAAGGAAATTGAGTTGGTAGCGATCGGCGCAGCTATAGGAAGCAACTGCATACCATGTATAGAACACCATATACCAAAAGCCATAGAAACCGGATTGACCAGAAAACAAATCAAATCAGCACTCAAAATAGCAAAAAAAGTAAAACAAGTACCAGCCGAAAAAGTTGAAAAAACCGCCAACCAACAACTAAAATAA
- a CDS encoding ribbon-helix-helix protein, CopG family: MNRSIEYVEIDIEFNEKVLERIEELIETTEYSSKDEVIETAVKKLLKTIENQN; the protein is encoded by the coding sequence ATGAATAGATCTATTGAATACGTAGAAATTGATATTGAGTTTAATGAAAAAGTTTTAGAGAGAATAGAGGAATTAATCGAAACAACCGAATACTCAAGTAAAGATGAAGTCATAGAAACAGCTGTTAAAAAACTACTAAAAACCATAGAAAACCAAAACTAA
- a CDS encoding carbon-nitrogen hydrolase family protein produces the protein MVVSVGLVQMDIEAGDKEVNLSYVDRVVGDISGECDFVCLPEYFSTGSVPDRFNELGESVPGPTVDRLIEIAVRDDVYLIGSLVESDGGELYNTGVVVGPDGLLSKYRKVHLFVDERDVVTPGVDKPPVVETEFGRIGLMVCYDAIFPELSRFLGEEEADLVFIPSNWPAPFIEAWRVATSARALDNQFWTVGVNRVGSVGEFSYFGKSRVTNPYGETITELNSSREIEIIKIDYIKKDEFKAIVDFKKDLNI, from the coding sequence ATGGTTGTTAGTGTTGGTTTGGTTCAGATGGATATTGAGGCGGGGGATAAAGAGGTTAATTTGAGTTATGTGGATAGGGTGGTTGGTGATATTTCTGGTGAGTGTGATTTTGTTTGTTTGCCTGAGTATTTTTCAACTGGTAGTGTTCCTGATCGGTTTAATGAGCTTGGTGAATCGGTTCCTGGACCTACAGTTGATAGGTTGATTGAGATTGCGGTTAGAGATGATGTTTATTTAATTGGTTCTCTGGTTGAGAGTGATGGTGGGGAGCTCTATAATACTGGGGTGGTTGTTGGGCCTGATGGGTTGTTGAGTAAGTATCGGAAGGTTCATTTATTTGTTGATGAAAGGGATGTCGTAACTCCTGGTGTTGATAAGCCGCCTGTTGTTGAGACTGAGTTTGGGCGGATTGGGTTAATGGTTTGTTATGATGCTATTTTTCCCGAACTATCTAGGTTTCTGGGGGAAGAGGAGGCGGATCTTGTTTTTATTCCATCGAATTGGCCGGCTCCATTCATTGAGGCTTGGAGGGTGGCTACAAGTGCTCGAGCCCTTGACAACCAGTTCTGGACTGTTGGAGTTAATCGGGTTGGTAGTGTTGGTGAATTCTCATATTTCGGTAAATCCAGGGTTACAAACCCATATGGAGAAACAATAACCGAGTTAAATAGTTCAAGAGAGATAGAGATAATTAAAATTGATTATATAAAAAAAGATGAATTCAAAGCAATAGTAGATTTCAAAAAAGACTTAAACATCTAA